In Lactuca sativa cultivar Salinas chromosome 5, Lsat_Salinas_v11, whole genome shotgun sequence, the DNA window ATTTCCTCATGTAATGTAATAATGTTACCTTGTAACCAAATAATTCACAGCATGCCCTTCGAAAAACTGAGATTCTATCTGCAAAAACCGTCTTATACCTGTGTGTGTATCATCAAAACATTTCCAAACATAAATAACTTATAGGCTTAAATATAAGAGATAGCAAAATACattcattgattttttttttcaaaaaacctaCACAATTATAACAGTGTCATCCAAATACAAGAAAATTTTCACTGCTATAATTGATAGATTTTCATTAGCATAATGTCTCAAAGTCCCAACACTCTAAGCTGCTATACTTTTCAAACTACAACGCCTTGATAagaataaaaattatataatagaaagaaatgaaagtaggttgctatttcttaAACATTTCACTTACCTTTCCTCGCGTTTCTCAAGGGTAGCAATTTGCTCTTTTAACTGCACTGTTTTCCCAGAAATATACGAGTCTACCAATGTCCCAGCATCAGCTGAACAACAAACACAGCTGTCatcacacaaaataaacacacagaCAGTTTTTGGCAAGAAAAAAAGAATATACCTGACTGTTTTTTCAACTCCTCAACAGCTTGTAACTTCTCTTTTGTCTTCTGTAATTCATTTTGCAAAGCCTCTATTGTCTGTTTCGCCTCGCTGTCAACTGCCAGGCTGTTCACCATACGCAGTACTTTTGTACTTGCAGATGAAAAATCACCATGCCCTACCtggcaataaataaataaaaaatatatctataaaaaaagttttaagataacaccaaaaaaaaaaaaaaacattgaagaAATTTCAACCTTTGATTCCAATATAGCTATCTCTGAGCGGAGTCGATCATCCTCCCTCTCCAACGACTTTATTCTTCTTAATTCATTATTCAGCCTCTCATTCAGCAGCTTTATTTCATTATGCTGACGGGCATTTGCGTCTTTTTGCTCAAGTACAGAGCTCTCCAGTTTCTTTATATAATCTTCTTTAATGGCAAGAGATGATTCAAGTGTTCCATCAGTCATTGCACTTGCAGCCCCTGTTTCAGCATTCTTTTGCTGCTTCAACTGATCAACAGCAGTTTTCAAACGATCCCTCTCCTCGGTAACTGAAGAAAGCTGCAATAATATTTCAATTCCTAAGAATATCAATACTTTATTGTTTAGTAAAATACTTCTTTTCTTATTAGAAAAGAGAATCAAAAAGAGTTTCAAAATCAAAAAAGGTACAAGATACAAACTTACCAGCAACTCGTTTCTTTTGAGATCCAACTTCAAAAGTTCAACCTTCTCTTTGGTCAATGCAGACTCTGTTTCAGCAGTCTGTCTACCATTCTCAGCAGCATCAAAAGCAACCTCTACTTGTTTCAAACGTGCACTCACCTCTCCCATCTTCATCATGCTCTCAATAACATCCCTGTCATGCAAAACCAAAAAGGTCAATTTGGTAAATAAGTCACCCCAAAGATATTTATTAACTTGTGAAAAAAGTTATTGGTGCCAACTTTTGCAATGCTGCAAACTTGGGAGGTATGTCAGCAGCACATGTCACACCAGGAATCTCCTTCATCATTGATTCCCAACATGACAATTCATCCTGCAATTTCTTTGCATTTAATTGTGCTTCTGATAATTCTGAAATCCCTAACTCTGCCCTCTCTCTCCTGCTCTTTTCTTCCAGCAATTTCTCCCTCAACAACTCAATGTCCTCATGAGAGGATTTCCATTTCCTAGCTTCACGGACTTCTGATTCCTGATCACAAATATACAAAACAATGATTATTGTTTCTGCTTTAACTTTAAAGCCAGTGGATTCCATTACTGTAATTGATGTTGCCCTTTTGACCCTTTTATCAAAATTACATTTCATGAAATGAGGAAGGATAAAAAAAACGTACATAATTTCTGAGCTCTTCTCTCAAATGCTTCACCAAGATACTGTCATCTGAGGAAGGAGCTTCTTGATATGTTAAAGTGGAAAGTTTTTTCTCTACTTCATTCTTCTCATGCAAGCACTGGGGATAAGAACATAACactaaatattattagtatttagTAGCATAGACCATTAGACAACAAACAAATTTCAATACTATTTCTATACAAGTTATAACTGATATATTACATATTCAGAAGAAAGTTATAACCTCATTAAGTTGACTTTGAAGACTTTCAAGTTGTTCCTTCAGGAGAGTTGCTTCTTTCTCAAAGTTAATAGCTTTGCATTCCATTTTCTCAAGCTAAGTAAAGAATAGCAGTAATTAGTTCCATATCATGCAAGAATTAACGAATTAAGACCACTCACATCTGCACTAATTCTAGAAATTGAAAGTTTTGATTCCTGTTTAAGCTGTGTAAGATCCTTCTGAAGACGAACTTTTTCCCTCTCTGTGCTTTCAGAGACATGGCTCAATTTCCCCTCTAAAAGACTTGCTTTTTCTTCAGCTGAGGATAACAAAGATTCTGCTTTTTTGCGAAGATCCATCTCTTTCCTAAATTTGACCTAAAAGAAGAGAATCAGAGAAATATCAAGATTGCACTCTATAAAAAAACATCAACTAATAATTAGATAGTCCAAGGGGCTGTTTCT includes these proteins:
- the LOC111878018 gene encoding mitotic spindle checkpoint protein MAD1; amino-acid sequence: MIVRTPLPKKRKPETTGNSESPNSDGHLVIFEDLPVPEPSHQHSDQMMCTYQCRQMVKADFLDALSSAEKQSQNYHSKLEAMNDDLLKSEAERMKFRDQILYAEQELAAARGREEALQDQLLEEINESQERLRKQIHIHSELEVKFRKEMDLRKKAESLLSSAEEKASLLEGKLSHVSESTEREKVRLQKDLTQLKQESKLSISRISADLEKMECKAINFEKEATLLKEQLESLQSQLNECLHEKNEVEKKLSTLTYQEAPSSDDSILVKHLREELRNYESEVREARKWKSSHEDIELLREKLLEEKSRRERAELGISELSEAQLNAKKLQDELSCWESMMKEIPGVTCAADIPPKFAALQKDVIESMMKMGEVSARLKQVEVAFDAAENGRQTAETESALTKEKVELLKLDLKRNELLLSSVTEERDRLKTAVDQLKQQKNAETGAASAMTDGTLESSLAIKEDYIKKLESSVLEQKDANARQHNEIKLLNERLNNELRRIKSLEREDDRLRSEIAILESKVGHGDFSSASTKVLRMVNSLAVDSEAKQTIEALQNELQKTKEKLQAVEELKKQSADAGTLVDSYISGKTVQLKEQIATLEKREERYKTVFADRISVFRRACCELFGYKIVMDDHQRSDGIPVTRFTLHSIYAQSEDEKLQFEYESGNTKILGNNYTQQRDISKQVEIFIGKMNSIPAFTANLTIESFNKRTLS